Proteins encoded by one window of Anaerolineales bacterium:
- a CDS encoding prolipoprotein diacylglyceryl transferase, with translation MTFTLDGVQFGSVTLRWFGLFLITAVLVSTGLAGRLAKEAGLPRGVVWRALAWIVPGALLGARAWYVVFPPQSAVLIGRDAGWQITHFFDLNQGAVAVWAGGLGFLGALLGGAFMLWRFAHYLKQPAARWFDLAAPALALGQSIGYWGIGANGDLPRLWAWESALGAAVFVALMILRRRIAPTPDGKDSGRIAALYLILYGGGRFILEFFRDNVSLISGVNISQAMCALFALSGAWWWYRLSRSLPPPESPPSAVHSDR, from the coding sequence ATGACCTTCACCCTCGATGGCGTTCAGTTCGGAAGCGTTACCCTCCGCTGGTTCGGCTTGTTCCTCATCACAGCGGTGCTTGTTAGCACGGGGCTGGCGGGGCGCTTGGCAAAAGAGGCTGGCTTGCCGCGTGGGGTTGTCTGGCGGGCACTGGCATGGATCGTCCCCGGTGCCTTGTTGGGGGCGCGGGCGTGGTATGTTGTGTTCCCCCCGCAGTCCGCCGTCCTCATCGGGCGTGATGCGGGCTGGCAGATCACCCACTTCTTTGATCTGAATCAAGGTGCGGTAGCGGTGTGGGCGGGTGGTTTAGGTTTTTTGGGGGCGCTCCTCGGCGGCGCGTTCATGCTCTGGCGCTTTGCCCACTATCTGAAACAGCCCGCCGCCCGCTGGTTTGATCTCGCTGCGCCCGCGCTGGCACTTGGGCAGAGTATCGGCTACTGGGGCATTGGGGCGAATGGGGATTTACCCCGCCTCTGGGCATGGGAATCGGCGTTGGGGGCGGCTGTCTTTGTTGCCTTGATGATTCTCAGGCGGCGCATTGCCCCCACACCGGATGGGAAGGACAGCGGGCGTATTGCCGCGCTCTACCTCATCCTCTACGGCGGCGGACGGTTTATCCTTGAATTCTTCCGAGATAATGTGTCCCTTATTAGTGGGGTAAACATCTCCCAAGCGATGTGCGCCCTCTTTGCCCTCAGCGGGGCGTGGTGGTGGTATCGGCTTTCTCGGTCTTTGCCTCCGCCGGAATCGCCTCCATCGGCTGTTCATTCCGATAGGTGA
- a CDS encoding flavin reductase family protein, translating into MLTFDPQTLQPNVVYNLITTTITPRPVAWVSTLSAEGIRNLAAFSYFNAMSSLPPMVVFSVGVYRDGRVKDTLNNLRAVSECVIHIGDESLIPQIELSGLEFPSEIDEFNETRLTALPSEVVRPPRIAEAKIALECAVREIHPMPAPSRNTLVICEVLRFHIHPDVLPNPAEGYVDVLKVNPVARAGKKEFVLLNRLVDGLPLMEAFRHETKQEQP; encoded by the coding sequence TTGCTCACCTTTGACCCACAGACGCTCCAACCAAACGTCGTTTACAACCTGATCACCACCACCATCACCCCACGCCCTGTGGCGTGGGTGTCTACCCTCAGCGCCGAGGGCATCCGCAACCTTGCCGCCTTCAGCTACTTCAACGCGATGAGTTCCCTCCCGCCGATGGTCGTCTTTTCCGTCGGCGTCTACCGCGATGGACGGGTGAAAGATACCCTCAACAACCTTCGTGCCGTCTCCGAATGTGTCATTCACATTGGCGATGAATCGCTCATCCCCCAAATAGAACTCAGCGGCTTAGAATTTCCCTCCGAGATCGATGAATTCAACGAAACTCGCCTGACAGCTCTCCCCTCAGAGGTCGTCCGCCCGCCCCGCATAGCCGAGGCAAAGATCGCCCTCGAATGTGCCGTGCGCGAGATTCACCCCATGCCCGCCCCTTCGCGCAATACTCTTGTCATTTGCGAAGTGCTGCGCTTTCATATCCACCCCGATGTGCTGCCCAATCCAGCCGAGGGGTATGTTGATGTTCTCAAGGTTAATCCGGTGGCGCGGGCGGGAAAGAAAGAATTCGTTCTGCTCAACCGCCTCGTGGATGGTCTGCCGCTCATGGAGGCGTTTCGTCACGAGACAAAACAAGAGCAACCATGA
- a CDS encoding DUF2791 family P-loop domain-containing protein, which produces MTTARRVKHPTLGEGILLKSIMGGYIWEVKFASGQRYRLHSHEFEAESIHAHIPTHNGYHPVPPPPQTDQFLNRQTLEALRAGVVPIKQVKDLTIGLEAEQTSLDRAIARALEHGGEAMAVIADYGFGKSHFVELTAQKALEKNFLVANTSLDLVEVPPGKAREIYRSLIASLRYPDHDEGGLKPLLQKALESPHQLGAFVNRSPIDDCPLCLALESLSLCDNAQAAEDIAYWLSAQIKPTAAMRQFFKKPPPLYVNGEVARQYAYLLTAISALAASLGYAGLVVLIDESEHYSLLKTAQRERADAFFKALIHAAMGPSASLIDPETIPNHLRADYPVNFTDDAHLLFLFASTESESRMPVEVWLTPSQVVRLDNRFLKEDIDKFLKMVLRYHSVAFDYRNPSKERYQNLLRETSALLSRSLKNRQINIRELIRLAVTICDLMYVHQDYDPNRLQRELEKGLA; this is translated from the coding sequence ATGACAACCGCACGTCGGGTGAAACACCCTACTCTTGGTGAAGGCATCCTTCTCAAAAGCATTATGGGTGGCTATATTTGGGAAGTGAAGTTCGCCTCAGGACAGCGCTATCGCCTCCATTCCCATGAATTCGAGGCGGAGTCCATTCACGCCCATATCCCAACCCACAACGGGTATCATCCTGTCCCTCCACCACCCCAAACCGATCAATTCCTGAATCGTCAGACGTTAGAGGCGCTGCGTGCGGGTGTCGTCCCGATAAAACAGGTCAAAGACCTCACCATTGGCTTGGAGGCAGAACAAACAAGCCTTGATCGTGCCATCGCACGGGCATTGGAACACGGCGGCGAGGCAATGGCAGTCATTGCTGACTATGGTTTTGGGAAAAGCCATTTTGTTGAGCTAACCGCCCAGAAAGCCCTTGAAAAAAATTTTTTGGTTGCCAATACCAGCCTTGATCTCGTTGAAGTGCCGCCGGGCAAGGCACGCGAGATTTATCGATCTCTGATCGCCTCGCTTCGCTACCCGGATCATGATGAAGGCGGCTTGAAACCCCTTTTGCAAAAGGCGCTAGAAAGTCCTCATCAACTCGGTGCCTTTGTGAACCGCAGTCCTATTGATGATTGCCCGCTATGTCTAGCCCTTGAATCCTTATCCCTGTGTGACAATGCCCAAGCTGCCGAAGACATCGCTTATTGGCTCAGCGCTCAAATCAAACCTACGGCTGCCATGCGGCAATTCTTCAAAAAACCGCCACCTCTCTATGTCAACGGCGAGGTGGCGCGTCAATATGCCTACCTCTTGACAGCCATAAGCGCTTTAGCTGCCTCTCTTGGCTATGCCGGATTGGTGGTCTTGATTGACGAGTCCGAACATTATTCACTTTTGAAAACAGCCCAGCGAGAGCGTGCCGATGCCTTCTTCAAAGCGCTTATTCACGCTGCGATGGGACCCTCTGCCAGCTTGATCGATCCTGAGACCATTCCCAATCACCTGCGGGCGGATTATCCGGTCAATTTCACCGACGACGCACACCTCCTCTTTTTGTTCGCCTCCACCGAAAGCGAAAGTCGGATGCCCGTTGAAGTATGGCTTACCCCCTCTCAGGTCGTTCGTTTAGACAATCGCTTTTTGAAAGAAGACATTGATAAATTTCTGAAGATGGTTCTACGCTATCATAGCGTTGCCTTTGACTATCGCAACCCGTCCAAAGAACGCTACCAAAATCTTCTCAGGGAAACCTCTGCGTTGCTCTCACGAAGCCTTAAAAATCGCCAAATCAATATCCGCGAATTGATCCGTTTGGCAGTAACCATTTGTGATCTCATGTACGTTCATCAAGATTACGATCCGAATCGCCTCCAACGGGAATTAGAGAAGGGGTTAGCGTAA
- a CDS encoding DUF2791 family P-loop domain-containing protein gives MVIEMPEAPEPRLARQIIEVLGQSGTPLGRGVSYYNVGNESILDALDKHYLSSYLADGGAVFKLVVGDYGSGKSHFLYCLRDLAWARNFVVSKVDLSPKECPYDDQKRVYGAVASAMIRHNSEGDDDDERGITRFIEGTLRRIVSPHGMNLYDEAVLSLPDIQALRQTLLTTPSDSLSYHKAIIGYVDALLGNGEVKLDALQRWLHGEESSPDDMKELRQIGVTEKITKNNAFKMLRSLCQMVRVFGCNGLALLFDEGDRMLSLSGKAEKAATDNLREVIDRCRDDLPGTLFVYAVPPDFIHNVIPKYPALQQRVQAPGYFSRSNPFSPQINLDHLDMADTDLLNQIGQKLLPIFEVAFGTSMNHEIQTQNIMVLAEASMKSFLAISHRRLFVKALVGEWFRQKEEGEQRLNSSDAQKIIQGEGDALTEYPDADNA, from the coding sequence ATGGTGATTGAAATGCCCGAAGCCCCCGAACCAAGACTTGCCCGCCAAATCATTGAGGTCTTAGGGCAATCCGGCACGCCACTAGGCAGGGGAGTAAGCTACTACAACGTAGGGAACGAATCCATTTTAGATGCCCTCGATAAACATTACCTCTCCTCCTATTTGGCGGATGGTGGGGCGGTTTTTAAACTTGTTGTGGGCGATTATGGAAGTGGCAAATCACACTTCTTATACTGTCTAAGGGATTTGGCATGGGCGCGAAATTTCGTTGTTAGCAAGGTTGACCTTAGCCCTAAAGAATGCCCCTACGACGATCAAAAACGAGTGTACGGGGCAGTCGCCTCCGCCATGATTCGTCATAACAGTGAGGGTGATGATGACGATGAGCGTGGCATAACCCGTTTCATTGAAGGGACACTACGGCGCATTGTCAGCCCGCATGGAATGAATCTGTACGACGAGGCGGTGCTGTCCTTACCGGATATTCAGGCACTTCGGCAAACCCTTCTCACCACGCCAAGCGATAGCCTCAGCTACCATAAAGCGATCATTGGCTATGTGGATGCTCTTTTGGGAAATGGGGAGGTAAAACTGGATGCCCTTCAGCGTTGGCTGCATGGCGAGGAGAGCAGCCCTGATGACATGAAGGAACTCCGGCAGATTGGGGTGACGGAAAAGATCACCAAAAACAATGCCTTTAAAATGCTCCGCTCTCTTTGCCAAATGGTGCGTGTCTTTGGTTGTAATGGCTTGGCGCTCCTCTTTGACGAAGGGGATCGTATGTTGAGCCTTAGTGGTAAAGCGGAAAAGGCTGCCACAGACAACCTGCGGGAAGTCATTGATCGCTGTCGGGATGATTTACCCGGAACGCTCTTTGTCTATGCTGTTCCCCCAGATTTCATCCATAATGTGATTCCTAAATACCCCGCCCTTCAGCAGCGTGTGCAAGCACCCGGCTATTTTTCCCGCTCCAACCCCTTCAGCCCCCAGATCAACCTTGACCATTTGGATATGGCTGATACCGATCTGCTTAATCAGATTGGGCAAAAATTACTTCCCATCTTCGAGGTTGCCTTTGGCACGTCCATGAATCACGAGATACAAACCCAAAACATCATGGTGCTTGCTGAAGCCTCCATGAAATCATTTTTAGCCATTAGCCATCGACGGTTATTCGTCAAGGCGTTGGTTGGGGAATGGTTTCGACAAAAAGAAGAAGGTGAACAAAGGCTGAATAGCAGCGACGCCCAAAAGATCATTCAGGGCGAGGGCGATGCATTGACTGAATATCCTGACGCCGATAATGCGTAG
- the hflX gene encoding GTPase HflX, with product MSLYDLTNENAERGYLVAAEVKQSRPLIRAEDSLDELALLAKTAGITVVGQAVQHLRQIDPSTYIGSGKVQEIYEDVQRLNATIVLFDDELSPRHQRELEAVFGESIKVLDRSALILDIFAQHARTREGALQVELAQYEYRLPRLTRQWTHLARQAGGGGGRGGNAGVGLRGPGETQLEVDRRDISRRISKLKEDLEEVRAHRQRHRAQRVRQGVPVVALVGYTNAGKSTLLNRLTGADVYAANQLFATLDPTTRQLALPGGKNVLLSDTVGFIQKLPTTLIAAFRATLEEVVAADVIIHVVDASHPMMREQIETVEDTLAQIETPNLPLILVLNKIDALEGQPTPDLSGFGGTDRYSRYAAVVPLSARTGTGTEGLLTEIAQVLQEALIAVHVTLPYQRGDLVALIHDQGVVNEESHTETGVVIDAHVPPRLAAILAEVKITA from the coding sequence ATGTCACTTTATGACCTTACGAACGAAAACGCCGAACGCGGCTACCTTGTGGCGGCGGAGGTGAAACAATCTCGCCCCCTCATCCGGGCGGAAGATTCCCTTGACGAGTTAGCACTGCTGGCAAAGACCGCTGGAATCACTGTCGTTGGGCAAGCCGTCCAACACCTGCGCCAGATCGACCCCTCTACCTATATTGGGTCGGGGAAGGTGCAAGAAATCTATGAGGATGTCCAGCGTTTGAACGCCACTATCGTCCTTTTTGATGATGAGCTGTCCCCCCGCCACCAGCGCGAGTTGGAGGCGGTTTTTGGCGAATCGATCAAGGTGTTGGATCGCTCGGCGTTGATTTTGGACATCTTCGCCCAACACGCCCGCACACGGGAAGGGGCGCTTCAGGTTGAACTTGCCCAGTACGAATACCGCCTTCCGCGGCTGACACGGCAGTGGACGCACTTGGCACGGCAGGCGGGCGGCGGCGGTGGACGCGGCGGGAACGCCGGCGTGGGCTTACGCGGACCCGGTGAAACGCAGCTTGAGGTTGACCGGCGGGACATCAGCCGCCGCATCAGCAAGCTAAAAGAAGACCTTGAAGAGGTTCGCGCTCACCGCCAGCGCCACCGCGCCCAACGAGTGCGGCAAGGCGTTCCGGTGGTTGCCCTTGTGGGCTATACGAACGCCGGAAAGTCTACACTGCTGAATCGCTTGACAGGGGCGGATGTTTATGCGGCAAACCAACTCTTTGCCACGCTTGACCCAACAACGCGCCAATTAGCCCTGCCCGGTGGCAAGAACGTGCTGCTTTCCGATACGGTAGGGTTCATCCAAAAACTACCCACGACGCTGATTGCCGCCTTCCGCGCCACCTTAGAAGAAGTGGTGGCGGCAGATGTGATCATTCATGTGGTCGATGCGTCTCACCCTATGATGCGCGAACAGATTGAGACGGTGGAAGATACGTTGGCGCAGATCGAGACACCAAACCTGCCGCTCATTCTGGTGCTGAACAAGATCGACGCGCTTGAGGGGCAACCAACGCCCGATCTGAGCGGCTTTGGGGGGACGGATCGCTACAGCCGCTATGCGGCGGTTGTGCCGCTTTCGGCGCGGACGGGAACAGGGACGGAGGGGCTGCTAACGGAGATCGCTCAGGTGTTGCAAGAAGCGCTGATCGCTGTACACGTGACGCTGCCCTATCAGCGCGGCGATCTGGTTGCCTTGATTCACGATCAAGGCGTAGTGAACGAGGAAAGCCATACGGAGACGGGTGTCGTCATTGATGCCCATGTCCCCCCACGCCTTGCAGCGATTTTGGCAGAGGTCAAAATCACGGCATAA
- a CDS encoding DUF4013 domain-containing protein: protein MQFDIGRSVTYPFEDPQWAQKLLIFLVVGFVPGLNIILWSGYAVTTARNIARGSDLPLPGWGDWADIAVRGLLSIAATAFYLIPALFLIGCLTGVSLVLGGRVGGGFEALRCVGFALAALYSLLMSYVLWTGHTRFAQRDQFASYVTIGERLRDARGGRAVFGMLFLYETLLTFLLILLSVVAGALFLFALSVVATASTLAVLIALIFLALALLGYIAMLTLAFLANAYFLGMAALAA, encoded by the coding sequence ATGCAGTTTGATATTGGACGCTCCGTAACCTACCCCTTTGAAGACCCCCAATGGGCGCAGAAATTACTGATTTTCCTTGTCGTTGGCTTTGTTCCGGGGCTGAATATCATTCTTTGGTCTGGCTATGCGGTGACCACCGCACGCAACATCGCTCGCGGGAGCGATTTACCCTTGCCCGGATGGGGGGATTGGGCAGATATTGCCGTGCGCGGCTTACTGAGCATTGCTGCCACAGCCTTTTATCTGATCCCTGCTTTGTTTCTGATTGGCTGTCTGACTGGAGTTTCGCTCGTCTTGGGGGGGCGCGTTGGCGGTGGGTTTGAGGCGCTGCGGTGTGTGGGCTTTGCCCTTGCTGCGCTTTACAGCCTGCTTATGTCTTATGTCCTCTGGACGGGGCATACACGCTTTGCCCAACGCGATCAGTTTGCCAGCTATGTGACCATTGGTGAGCGCCTGCGCGACGCACGGGGGGGGCGTGCTGTATTTGGAATGCTGTTTCTCTATGAGACGCTGCTGACGTTTCTACTCATCTTACTCTCGGTTGTTGCCGGGGCGCTGTTTCTATTCGCTCTCAGCGTTGTGGCAACAGCGTCAACCCTTGCCGTCCTCATCGCCCTGATCTTCTTGGCACTTGCCCTCTTAGGGTATATCGCCATGCTCACCCTGGCATTCTTGGCGAACGCCTACTTTTTGGGGATGGCGGCACTCGCCGCCTGA
- a CDS encoding TlpA family protein disulfide reductase: MSNHPYPPYRPRPILVIFLIMPILAMFTAILISGGSGGATLTPTPPAATFAVFSLIDKPAPPFQLASLEGTTIDLGTYRGGWVIVNLWATWCLPCKEEMPLLQSFQDGTFAAANDVPGGVRLITINRAEDAPTIREFMTELNLSMSVAMDTDGRVTTNYGGVNLPMTYFIDPEGVVRYRHIGGLRADDLDGYLKAMAERR, encoded by the coding sequence ATGAGCAATCACCCTTACCCACCTTACCGTCCACGCCCTATCCTTGTGATCTTTCTGATCATGCCGATTTTGGCGATGTTCACGGCGATTTTAATCAGCGGCGGTAGTGGGGGGGCGACACTAACGCCCACCCCCCCTGCCGCCACCTTTGCCGTCTTCAGTCTGATAGACAAACCTGCCCCTCCCTTTCAGCTTGCCTCCCTAGAGGGGACAACGATTGATCTCGGCACTTATCGCGGGGGGTGGGTGATCGTCAACCTATGGGCAACATGGTGCTTGCCCTGCAAAGAGGAAATGCCCCTCTTACAGTCCTTTCAGGATGGCACGTTCGCGGCGGCGAATGATGTCCCGGGCGGCGTTCGCCTGATCACCATCAACCGCGCTGAGGATGCCCCCACCATTCGTGAGTTTATGACGGAACTTAACCTCTCCATGTCGGTGGCGATGGACACTGATGGGCGGGTGACAACAAATTACGGGGGCGTCAATCTCCCCATGACCTACTTCATTGATCCAGAAGGGGTTGTGCGCTACCGTCATATTGGTGGCTTGCGGGCGGATGACCTTGACGGTTATCTGAAGGCTATGGCGGAACGACGCTGA
- a CDS encoding cyclic nucleotide-binding domain-containing protein, whose amino-acid sequence MTNRDDLLSSLLGKRQPAPDPNAANAAETPAPSSAPASAGGITPLDLLALPAPQRKIVNWLSRKKGATLAELAASFGSDEASLEAQITELLSADYIQVLEGANGKEYHVHMRGTVRRGPVGLSSEIWTKVDLDHMTFLKQTSLFRGLNEDHLREVARLLGERRFQPGEIIQEQGKPSEHLYLIKNGLVGITRRLPARTTQRALAFLRSGEMFGTYSLLPDQASMAGVSATALTPVETVFLKRADVFALMGRYPNVGIELVRMIVGRYIHDDAHYSKVMGTHLVLVIGVGLGVGLTTLAATLARAIAEGTGEPTAYTEHPDAQRLAGVYGIPPITERVRHASGYEAIINPGFAAMPAPMRATLVYESLVNRYKNLVIGVPGWTEEIICYLTPYADQVVVVRTPDPDNVGRFEKFMAFFSKIMPMAHLHVRHILKRTKPEHQTMPAPEGIEIDLPYVETIPPIGAPAPIPESFTLLTEAVLAQVKSNALKS is encoded by the coding sequence AGCAGTTTGCTGGGCAAGCGCCAGCCTGCGCCAGACCCAAACGCCGCCAACGCCGCTGAGACGCCCGCCCCATCTTCCGCACCTGCTTCGGCAGGGGGCATTACCCCCCTTGATCTGCTCGCTTTGCCCGCCCCCCAGCGCAAAATTGTGAATTGGCTCTCCCGCAAAAAGGGGGCAACCCTCGCCGAGTTGGCGGCGTCTTTTGGCAGTGATGAGGCATCCCTAGAGGCTCAGATCACCGAACTCCTCAGCGCCGACTACATTCAAGTTCTTGAGGGGGCGAACGGCAAGGAATACCATGTCCATATGCGGGGGACGGTGCGCCGTGGACCCGTCGGGCTTTCCAGCGAAATTTGGACGAAGGTTGATCTCGATCACATGACCTTTCTCAAGCAGACTTCCCTTTTCCGGGGCTTGAACGAAGATCATCTCCGCGAGGTTGCCCGCTTGCTAGGCGAACGCCGCTTCCAACCCGGTGAGATCATTCAAGAACAAGGCAAACCGAGCGAACACCTTTACCTGATCAAAAATGGCTTGGTCGGGATCACTCGGCGCTTGCCCGCCCGAACTACACAGCGGGCGCTTGCCTTCTTGCGCTCTGGGGAAATGTTCGGCACATATAGCTTGCTCCCTGACCAAGCAAGCATGGCGGGGGTCTCGGCAACGGCGCTTACGCCAGTGGAGACGGTCTTTTTGAAGCGGGCGGATGTTTTTGCCCTCATGGGGCGTTATCCGAATGTAGGCATTGAGTTGGTACGGATGATCGTCGGGCGGTACATTCACGACGATGCCCACTACAGCAAGGTGATGGGGACGCACCTTGTTTTAGTCATTGGCGTGGGGTTGGGGGTAGGGCTAACAACCCTTGCCGCGACGCTTGCCCGTGCCATTGCTGAGGGAACGGGTGAACCCACCGCCTATACAGAGCATCCTGATGCCCAACGCCTCGCTGGAGTCTATGGCATCCCCCCCATCACCGAACGGGTGCGGCACGCCAGCGGCTATGAGGCGATCATTAACCCCGGTTTTGCCGCTATGCCTGCGCCGATGCGGGCAACCCTTGTTTATGAAAGTTTGGTAAACCGCTACAAAAACTTGGTGATCGGTGTCCCCGGCTGGACAGAAGAGATCATCTGCTACCTGACACCCTATGCCGATCAGGTCGTTGTCGTGCGCACCCCCGACCCTGATAATGTCGGGCGCTTCGAGAAATTCATGGCTTTCTTTAGTAAAATTATGCCGATGGCACATCTCCACGTGCGCCATATCCTAAAACGGACAAAACCCGAACATCAGACGATGCCCGCTCCTGAGGGGATAGAGATCGATCTACCCTATGTGGAAACCATTCCACCCATTGGCGCACCCGCTCCCATCCCAGAATCCTTTACGCTCTTGACGGAGGCAGTCTTGGCGCAAGTCAAATCGAATGCGTTAAAATCGTGA